The following DNA comes from Candidatus Angelobacter sp..
GGTGGAGAGCCGGTGCGCGATGACAAAAGTCGTCCGTCCGGCCAGCAGCGTGGCCATCGACGCCTGGATGAGCTGTTCGCTCTCGGTGTCGAGGTTGCTGGTGGCCTCGTCGAGAATGAGGATTTGCGGCGATGCCAGGATCGCCCTGGCAATGGCCAGCCGCTGTTGCTGGCCGCCCGAGAGCTTGACGCCGCGCTCGCCAATGAACGTCCCGTACTGTCCGGGGAGTTTGACGATGAACTCGTGCGCATTGGCGCGATGGGCAGCGTCTTCGACCTCGTCGTCGGTGGCATTGTGACGGCCGTAGGCGATGTTGTCCCGCACGGAGCCATCGAACA
Coding sequences within:
- a CDS encoding ATP-binding cassette domain-containing protein; this encodes FDGSVRDNIAYGRHNATDDEVEDAAHRANAHEFIVKLPGQYGTFIGERGVKLSGGQQQRLAIARAILASPQILILDEATSNLDTESEQLIQASMATLLAGRTTFVIAHRLSTVRRADLILLMEEGRVIERGNHEQLMEARGGYYEMVIRQMESHGRQGEELWR